One Stigmatopora argus isolate UIUO_Sarg chromosome 20, RoL_Sarg_1.0, whole genome shotgun sequence genomic region harbors:
- the zdhhc21 gene encoding palmitoyltransferase ZDHHC21, which yields MAPKLRLHMVVDPAGWLCISGVFGVWLYNSYLVPELVLLPHYREGHVPWILVICYYAASALCVAALFRASTADPGRLPANPQIPQSEREDWELCNKCNLMRPKRTHHCRRCGHCVRRMDHHCPWINNCVGEDNHWLFLQLCFYTQVLSGFTLVLDFCQYYYFQPLRHLDQEKFTARHELALLRGSALMGTLMFAGISGLFYSQLASVILDTTSIEKMMPFSGQTGGPTRPWRAALAEVCGTRWKALWFLPLRSRRALPDGRHFV from the exons A TGGCCCCCAAACTGCGACTGCACATGGTGGTGGACCCCGCGGGCTGGCTGTGCATCAGCGGCGTCTTCGGGGTCTGGCTCTACAACTCCTATCTGGTCCCCGAGCTGGTCCTGCTGCCGCACTACCGGGAAGGCCACGTCCCTTGGATTCTCGTCATTT GTTATTACGCCGCGTCGGCGCTCTGCGTCGCCGCCCTGTTCAGGGCGTCCACGGCGGATCCCGGCCGTCTTCCCgccaacccccaaatacctcaATCGG aacGAGAAGACTGGGAACTTTGCAACAAGTGCAACCTGATGAGACCAAAAAGGACCCATCACTGCCGTCGTTGCGGCCACTGCGTCCGCCGGATGGACCACCACTGTCCCTG GATCAACAACTGCGTGGGTGAAGACAACCACTGGCTCTTCCTGCAGCTCTGCTTCTACACCCAGGTCCTCAGCGGGTTCACCTTGGTGCTGGACTTTTGCCAGTACTATTACTTCCAGCCCCTCAGACATCTGGACCAG GAGAAGTTCACGGCGCGACACGAGCTGGCGCTGTTGCGGGGTTCGGCGCTGATGGGCACGCTCATGTTCGCCGGCATCTCGGGGTTGTTCTATTCTCAACTGGCGAGCGTCATCTTG GATACCACATCCATCGAGAAGATGATGCCCTTTTCCGGCCAGAC GGGCGGACCTACGAGACCCTGGCGGGCGGCGCTGGCCGAGGTGTGCGGCACTCGCTGGAAGGCGCTGTGGTTCTTGCCGCTCCGCAGCAGGCGGGCACTCCCGGATGGACGCCATTTCGTGTAG